In one window of Solanum pennellii chromosome 2, SPENNV200 DNA:
- the LOC107010365 gene encoding uncharacterized protein LOC107010365 codes for MFMAMSTQLCPNPVIPYANSSTSHLNRTTISIIDLGKRRLTRLSVQCSEKQTQNLRTCKNCKAQFNPLLNHPRACRYHTAHFGGETRRKFESVYSGGTMDTPDGGKVFQYWHCCGSEDPFDVGCTAAPHASYDD; via the exons ATGTTCATGGCCATGTCCACCCAATTATGTCCAAATCCTGTAATCCCCTATGCTAATTCTTCAACCTCTCATCTAAATCGAACCACAATTTCGATTATTGATTTGGGGAAACGGCGCCTAACGAGATTGTCAGTTCAATGCTCTGAGAAACAAACACAGAATCTCCGCACTTGCAAGAATTGCAAGGCCCAGTTCAATCCTTTGCTCAATCACCCTCGTGCTTGCCGTTACCACACTGCTCATTTTGGAG GAGAAACAAGGAGGAAGTTTGAGAGTGTTTATTCGGGTGGCACCATGGACACCCCTGATGGTGGTAAAGTTTTTCAATACTGGCATTGCTGTGGGTCTGAAGACCCTTTTGACGTTGGTTGCACAGCTGCACCTCATGCTTCTTATGATGATTga
- the LOC107010368 gene encoding probable histone chaperone ASF1A has translation MSAVNVTNITVLNNPSSFLSPLKFEITYDCVNALKEDLEWKLIYVGSAEDDTYDQLLESVFVGPVNVGGFRFVLQADPPDPAKIRAEDILGVTVLLLTCSYVGQEFVRIGYYVNNDYNDENLRQQPPQTVKIDMLQRNILTDKPRVTKFPINFHPENSETGEQAAAPPPDDNTAEADGYEE, from the exons ATGAGTGCTGTGAATGTTACAAACATCACCGTGCTAAATAATCCGTCATCGTTCCTTTCGCCACTGAAGTTTGAAATCACTTATGACTGCGTTAATGCTCTCAAAGAAG ATTTGGAATGGAAACTCATCTATGTTGGATCTGCTGAGGATGACACATATGACCAATTACTAGAAAGTGTGTTTGTTGGTCCTGTCAATGTTGGAGGTTTCCGCTTTGTATTGCAG GCGGACCCTCCAGATCCTGCCAAAATTCGTGCTGAAGACATACTTGGTGTCACTGTGCTCCTTTTGACCTGCTCCTATGTGGGTCAAGAGTTTGTACGAATTGGCTACTATGTGAACAATGATTACAATGATGAGAATTTGAGACAACAACCTCCCCAAACGGTTAAAATTGACATGCTTCAAAGGAACATACTAACAGACAAACCTAGAGTAACAAAGTTCCCTATCAATTTTCACCCCGAAAACAGCGAGACTGGAGAGCAAGCCGCTGCCCCTCCACCTGATGATAATACGGCTGAAGCAGATGGTTATGAAGAGTGA
- the LOC107009271 gene encoding cyclin-dependent kinase 11A yields the protein MIKRRFYKLEHGDRDAPSQSSSSSDSEFEAEETEDEQEEEEEEEQDDNDVKEEDDGVARLTGGNESSSGYESEDSSFNEVNLDSSGLPTSDEDVTTLKDTKFDGESYLSEKVVAESDIMQKSSIPEEDEIPSDASDYVLKCKSVYKCRLCPRIVCLTVQTLIAHLKSKRHARSVKLLKEGRLKLMLNEDGRIEGEIHPEVEDSPVREQNPSASKKKSKGLKRQLREKKYKNKENFLPVENTVESRRNRSRKRQKNK from the exons atgataaaaaggcgGTTTTACAAGCTTGAACATGGTGATAGAGATGCTCCTTCGCAGTCCTCTTCATCCTCCGACTCTGAATTTGAGGCGGAGGAAACAGAAGACGAacaggaggaggaggaagaggaagagcAGGATGACAATGACGTAAAGGAAGAGGATGATGGTGTTGCTCGTCTGACAGGGGGAAATGAATCTTCTTCGG GATATGAGAGTGAAGATAGCTCTTTCAATGAAGTTAATCTTGACTCATCAG GTCTTCCAACGAGTGATGAAGATGTTACAACTCTAAAGGACACCAAGTTTGATGGTGAAAGTTATTTGTCTGAAAAGGTCGTTGCAGAATCAGATATTATGCAGAAAAGTTCTATACCCGAAGAGGATGAGATTCCAAGTGATGCTTCAGATTATGTCTTGAAATGTAAATCAGTTTATAAGTGCAGGCTGTGTCCTAGAATCGTCTGCTTGACTGTTCAGACTCTAATTGCTCATCTTAAATCCAAA AGGCATGCCCGCTCTGTAAAGTTGTTGAAAGAAGGGAGGCTTAAACTTATGCTTAATGAAGACGGAAGAATTGAGGGAGAAATTCATCCTGAGGTGGAGGATAGCCCAGTTAGAGAACAG AATCCCTCAGCATCAAAGAAGAAAAGCAAAGGACTGAAAAGGCAACTTAGGGAGAAGAAGTATAAG AATAAGGAAAACTTTCTGCCCGTGGAGAACACTGTAGAGTCGAGAAGGAACCGTTCCAGGAAGAGGCagaaaaacaagtaa